From the genome of Anopheles moucheti chromosome 3, idAnoMoucSN_F20_07, whole genome shotgun sequence, one region includes:
- the LOC128304338 gene encoding EGFR adapter protein-like, with product MQEVEYFNDTTTAISTERMERKHPRKCSYDLLDGPDVLPGRQTPQHHRTAAYNKCDENVNYTADPLLLTSSDEDSSGSPTGEMNNCIKFMEKPALIKRFALGFLRSTEESLPLMCHKSSPTSPQKKLNDILSEDIYTLDQIVSSKFGDSCKQSFAGSTRLLPGGIGTTVSTVPATTTTVADGLEYEFKRNLIRQTNSASSSPKRFPTVTPPKHADSLNSVSLGEDSEELNRASWFQAGLPRELSLEVLTQQSPGAFLVRRSTTKHGCFALSLRVPPGPGPKVVHYLIMKTERGYKIKGFTKEFSSLRALITHHSVMPEMLPVPLSLPRPQNIPMKCKHTDDYDTFSALNEFSKLFSDLDICS from the exons ATGCAGGAAGTGGAATATTTTAACGACACAACCACCGCCATCAGTACGGAGCGAATGGAGCGCAAGCATCCACGCAAGTGCAGCTACGACTTGCTGGATGGGCCGGACGTCCTACCAGGCCGGCAAACGCCCCAACATCACCGCACCGCCGCGTATAACAAATGCgatgaaaatgtaaattaCACCGCGGATCCACTGCTGCTCACTTCATCCGACGAGGATAGCAGCGGGTCGCCGACGGGCGAGATGAATAATTGCATCAAGTTCATGGAGAAACCGGCACTG ATCAAACGGTTCGCCCTCGGGTTTCTGCGTAGCACCGAGGAAAGTTTGCCGCTGATGTGCCATAAATCATCGCCCACCTCGCCGCAGAAGAAGCTTAACGACATCCTGTCCGAGGACATCTACACGCTGGACCAGATCGTGTCGAGTAAGTTTGGCGACTCGTGCAAGCAATCGTTCGCCGGTTCGACACGTTTACTGCCCGGCGGCATTGGAACGACGGTGTCGACGGTACcggcgacgacgacaacggTGGCCGACGGTTTGGAGTACGAGTTCAAGCGGAACCTGATCCGACAGACAAACAGTGCCAGCTCGAGCCCGAAGCGCTTCCCGACGGTAACGCCACCGAAACATGCCGACAGTCTAAACAGCGTTAGCCTGGGCGAGGACAGCGAGGAGTTGAACCGGGCGTCCTGGTTCCAGGCGGGACTGCCGCGCGAACTATCCCTGGAGGTGCTGACGCAGCAGAGCCCCGGTGCGTTTCTCGTGCGGCGAAGCACCACCAAGCACGGTTGCTTCGCGTTATCCTTGCGCGTACCACCCGGACCGGGTCCGAAGGTGGTGCACTATTTAATTATGAAAACCGAGCGTGGATATAAAATTAAG GGCTTCACGAAGGAATTTTCCTCGCTGCGCGCTCTGATAACGCACCATTCGGTGATGCCGGAGATGCTTCCGGTTCCGCTGTCACTGCCACGACCGCAAAACATCCCGATGAAGTGCAAACACACGGACGACTACGATACCTTCAGCGCGCTGAACGAGTTCTCCAAGCTGTTCTCCGACCTAGACATCTGTTCGTAG